The following DNA comes from Chryseobacterium gallinarum.
TTCAATTGGGGATAAAGTTTTAATATCAGGACCTACAACCGGTGAGCAGGAGGTTATTATTACTCAGATTTATGCCAACGGTGGGTCTGCTGAAACAGCAAAAGCAGGAGATCAGATTACTTTTAAACTCCCTTTCAGGGTTCGCTTATCAGATAAGTTATATAAAATTTTAGAAGCTGAAAACGCATAGATCCATGTTGAAAGCTGAACTTAGAAAAAAATATATGCAAAAAAGAAAAGCCTTGTCTTATGATGAGGCTTTCTTGTTATCCGGAAAAATACTGGAGCATTTTATCGAATATTTTAATCCTGAAGCAGGACAAAAGATACATGTTTTTATTCCTATTGAGAAGTTCAATGAGATAGATACCCGGCTCTTTATTCACTATTTTTTATCACATGATATCCGTGTTTTCGTCCCTAAAGTAATAGAAGGTCAGTTGCTTAATATTGAGATATTTGAAGAAACAGAGTTTGAGGTAAGCAGTTGGGGAATCCCGGAGCCTGTTTCGGGACAGGATTCCGGGGAGACATTTTTTGATTATGTGATTACTCCTTTACTATATTGCGACAGAAGAGGAAACAGGGTAGGTTATGGTAAAGGCTTTTATGACAGGCTTTTTCAAAGTATTTCGCCGAGCGCAAAAAAAATCGGAGTCAATTATTTTGACCCCGAAGAATATATCGATGATGTCTGGGAGAATGATATTCCCCTGGACTATTTGGTCACTCCTGTGGAAGTGCTGTCCTTTTTAAGCGGCTTGGAATAGAAATCCAGGAAATAAAATTTGAACTCCTTTTTAAATTTTGGAGTTGAAATTAAAATATACTGTGCATTCTTCTCAAAATTTCCCAAGGATTTATTTTTGTTATCAAAATATTCTACATTGAATCTGGCATAGTCAAGGGTATCCTTTTTATAAAATTCTTTGTAGACATTCAGATTATTTACTTTTACCGATTTTACTTTCATGCTGTCCAGTTCTTTGAACAGCCTTTTAAATGTTAAGGAATCGGGTTTGTGGAAATAGCTCTGCATCTGTGAATAGATCACAGTATCTATTTCTGTATTTCTGTTCCCGGACAGGTAGAGTGTCGACAGATCGAGAAGCTCCTGTACTTTTTGTTTGGTAATGGAATTGATGGCCTGCATGCTGTCCATTTGTACGGCAGGATAACTTTTTGCGTTATTGCTGTTTCTTAATTTATCGAGATCGCTTACTTCTGTTTTTTTATTATTGCAGGCAACAAATGCTAAAAGAAGCATTGCGGAGATTAAAAAATTAGGGATTCTTTTCATCTGTGGAGGCAATTTTAAATTTGATGGATATGATCTTTCCTTTGTCTTTTTTCATTTCTATTACGCTCAGGTTTTTCAAAGAGGTAGTAGGAGTGGTTACAAGTGTAATATATTTTTGTTTATCGAGTCTTTCAATTCCGTAAGTATTATTATCATACACCTGATAAATAACTGCATTGTTACTGATCAGGTTTTCCAATTGACTTCTTTTCTGCTTAAGGAGTTCCGGATTTCCATTGGCATCTTTTACTGAGAAATAATTGACAGCCATTTTATAATCATCGGGTTTTAGCTCTA
Coding sequences within:
- a CDS encoding 5-formyltetrahydrofolate cyclo-ligase, with translation MLKAELRKKYMQKRKALSYDEAFLLSGKILEHFIEYFNPEAGQKIHVFIPIEKFNEIDTRLFIHYFLSHDIRVFVPKVIEGQLLNIEIFEETEFEVSSWGIPEPVSGQDSGETFFDYVITPLLYCDRRGNRVGYGKGFYDRLFQSISPSAKKIGVNYFDPEEYIDDVWENDIPLDYLVTPVEVLSFLSGLE